In Helianthus annuus cultivar XRQ/B chromosome 9, HanXRQr2.0-SUNRISE, whole genome shotgun sequence, the following are encoded in one genomic region:
- the LOC110877562 gene encoding shikimate O-hydroxycinnamoyltransferase produces MNMRRYYQLLNLRRSKGLYMSHRRCVHQTSSVEPHHICRHPQPPTPPQPRSIFSSYGHISRNTYSRNAIGSYSLLQSTLNSKHYSSQVTVKGREVISAAATAAYEHWLTMSNLDLLLPPIEAGVFFCYKKKKNANMSPETVVDTIKKSLAGVLSTYYPLAGEIVQNSQGEPEVVCNNSGVEFVHAHADVELKDLDFYHPDHSVSGKLVPQINRGLLSVQVTELKCGSMIISCAFNHQLSDAYSMSMFLVAWAKHARLEKMSNLPSFRPSILNPRHPPHYETSLDNLYVPMITSLPPPSSFEEPLGSRMYHIRAESIERIQSEASTKETKRSKFLSFTAYVWKLLADGGNDVGSSISRMGIVVNGRRFLTEVNEKSSSSFENHYGNVLSVPYGVAANSDLKAMALHEVANRVHGFVSETTNEEHFRGLIDWIELHRPAQAVPRIYFGHEKSEGRDVVITSGSSLPINDMDFGWGKPEFGSYHVPWSSRTGYIITMPSATGNEDWVVCMHLNDKEFDVIERMAPNVFIPLSISSLV; encoded by the exons ATGAACATGAGAAGATATTATCAACTCCTAAACCTAAGGAGATCTAAAGGTCTTTATATGTCACATAGAAGATGTGTTCATCAAACTAGTTCTGTTGAACCTCACCACATTTGCCGCCACCCTCAGCCACCAACGCCGCCACAGCCGCGGTCGATCTTTTCTTCCTATGGTCATATATCCAGAAACACATACAGTAGAAATGCTATTGGTTCTTACAGTTTACTTCAGTCAACTCTAAACTCCAAGCATTATAGTTCTCAAGTGACTGTGAAGGGCAGAGAGGTCATTTCAGCAGCTGCAACAGCAGCATATGAACACTGGCTCACCATGTCAAACCTAGACCTTCTTCTACCACCTATTGAAGCTGGTGTTTTCTTTTGttacaagaaaaagaaaaatgcAAACATGTCCCCGGAAACAGTGGTAGACACGATCAAGAAGTCGTTGGCAGGGGTGCTATCGACATATTACCCGCTTGCTGGTGAGATTGTGCAAAACAGCCAAGGAGAGCCGGAGGTGGTGTGTAACAACAGTGGGGTGGAGTTTGTTCATGCACATGCAGATGTGGAGCTCAAAGACTTGGATTTTTATCATCCTGATCATTCCGTTAGTGGAAAGCTGGTTCCCCAAATAAATCGCGGTTTGTTATCAGTTCAG GTAACAGAGTTGAAATGCGGATCAATGATCATATCTTGTGCATTTAACCATCAACTAAGTGATGCCTACTCAATGAGCATGTTCTTAGTTGCATGGGCTAAGCATGCACGCTTGGAAAAAATGTCCAACCTCCCATCATTTCGGCCCTCAATTTTGAACCCACGACACCCTCCTCATTATGAAACATCCCTTGACAATCTATACGTCCCCATGATCACTTCACTCCCTCCTCCATCATCCTTTGAGGAACCCTTGGGAAGTCGCATGTACCACATTCGTGCAGAATCAATCGAACGTATACAATCTGAAGCAagcacaaaagaaacaaaaagaagCAAATTCTTGTCATTCACTGCATATGTGTGGAAACTATTAGCAGATGGAGGCAATGATGTTGGGAGCAGCATATCTAGAATGGGCATTGTCGTCAACGGACGGCGTTTTTTAACAGAAGTTAATGAGAAAAGTTCATCATCGTTTGAAAACCACTATGGAAATGTACTTTCTGTCCCATATGGTGTGGCTGCAAATAGTGATCTCAAGGCAATGGCACTTCATGAAGTTGCAAACCGGGTTCATGGGTTTGTGTCCGAGACAACAAATGAAGAACATTTTAGGGGTCTGATTGATTGGATCGAGTTGCATCGACCAGCACAGGCAGTTCCTAGGATATATTTTGGACATGAGAAATCAGAAGGCAGGGATGTGGTGATCACATCCGGAAGTAGTTTACCGATCAACGATATGGACTTTGGATGGGGCAAGCCTGAGTTTGGTTCGTATCACGTCCCTTGGAGTAGTCGAACCGGATACATTATCACCATGCCGAGTGCAACTGGAAACGAGGATTGGGTTGTTTGCATGCATCTCAACGATAAGGAATTTGATGTGATTGAGCGTATGGCACCCAATGTGTTTATACCTCTTTCCATTTCGAGTTTGGTTTAA